In Bacillus sp. DX3.1, the following proteins share a genomic window:
- the prpB gene encoding methylisocitrate lyase has protein sequence MAWIVKQQSTQEELANRFRALVDAPEILQIPGAHDAMAALVAKNAGFSALYLSGAAYTASKGLPDLGIVTSTEVAERARDLVRATDLPVLVDIDTGFGGVLNVARTAMEMLEANVAAVQIEDQQLPKKCGHLNGKKLVSTEELVQKIKAIKEVAPTLVVVARTDARGVEGLDAAIERAVAYVNAGADAVFPEALQSEEEFRLFTNKVNVPLLANMTEFGKTPYYSAEEFANMGFQMVIYPVTSLRVAAKAYERVFQLIKETGSQKEGLSNMQTRSELYETISYHDFEELDNGIAKTVLSDDQ, from the coding sequence GGATTGTGAAACAACAGTCAACACAAGAAGAGTTGGCTAATCGCTTTCGAGCTTTAGTAGATGCACCTGAAATTTTACAAATTCCTGGTGCACATGATGCAATGGCTGCCCTTGTTGCGAAAAATGCTGGATTTTCAGCTCTCTATTTATCGGGAGCTGCTTATACAGCGAGCAAGGGTTTACCAGACTTAGGAATTGTGACGTCTACTGAAGTAGCTGAAAGAGCAAGAGATCTTGTACGAGCAACAGATTTACCTGTTCTCGTTGACATTGATACAGGATTTGGCGGGGTGCTAAATGTAGCACGTACTGCGATGGAAATGTTAGAAGCAAATGTAGCAGCCGTTCAAATTGAAGATCAACAATTGCCGAAGAAATGCGGCCATTTAAATGGGAAAAAACTCGTCTCTACTGAAGAGCTGGTACAAAAGATTAAAGCGATTAAAGAAGTTGCACCAACATTGGTTGTTGTTGCGCGTACCGATGCTCGCGGGGTAGAAGGTTTAGATGCAGCGATTGAAAGAGCGGTTGCTTACGTAAACGCTGGTGCAGACGCTGTATTCCCAGAAGCACTTCAATCTGAAGAAGAATTTCGTTTATTTACAAATAAAGTGAATGTTCCACTGCTTGCAAATATGACCGAATTTGGGAAAACACCATATTATAGTGCAGAAGAATTTGCAAATATGGGATTCCAAATGGTCATCTATCCAGTAACATCACTTCGCGTAGCCGCGAAAGCATATGAGCGTGTATTTCAATTAATTAAGGAAACAGGCTCTCAAAAAGAAGGACTTTCCAATATGCAAACGAGAAGTGAATTATATGAAACAATTTCATATCATGATTTCGAGGAATTAGATAACGGAATTGCGAAAACAGTTTTATCTGACGATCAATAG
- a CDS encoding sigma 54-interacting transcriptional regulator, producing MISTEDYSVRKWMNQDFQFVRINDTISDAVRLFITSERNELPVLEGKRMVGIVKLLDCVQWQEKHGDGDAPVKMIVNHFFERGSVSVSMQELERIPFYVRNEHDGILEGIIEQHELFSFQKYIEQQLNEAQHMIEWLKLSFDTAYEGITIVDEHGVIQMFNETYSRFVGVTKEEAIGQLVENVIDNTRLPVVLKTGVPERNQVHRLQGQNLVVHRMPIWKQGRVIGAVGMLIHEGISDIYKILERFDQNDSAIKPLFAKPKKKQRLVRFEDILGESPAISETKKIARKAAQSKASVLITGESGVGKEQFARAIHDTGVTKNGPFVSVNCAAIPDNLLESELFGYAEGAFTGAKKNGKTGKFELAHNGTLFLDEIGDMSLLTQVKILRVLQEREIERIGGTHPIHVDFRLIAATNKDLKQMVRDGEFREDLYHRLHVIPIDIPPLRYRKQDIPLIVEEYIQKLCQIYGAEEKTLDKEVLRLMFHYNWPGNVRELINVLERLYALSDDTHIRAKDLPEEFFYREMEQKKLVPMIHSLPERKQAMKVVREEEERGLIERVLQEANGNKSKAAALLGISRATLYNKLSRFKI from the coding sequence ATGATTTCTACAGAAGATTACTCCGTAAGAAAGTGGATGAATCAAGATTTTCAGTTTGTGAGAATAAACGATACGATTTCTGACGCAGTCCGGCTTTTTATTACATCCGAAAGAAATGAACTTCCTGTGTTAGAAGGGAAGCGAATGGTTGGAATTGTCAAATTACTAGATTGTGTTCAGTGGCAAGAAAAACATGGGGATGGGGATGCACCAGTCAAGATGATAGTGAATCATTTTTTTGAACGGGGCAGTGTATCTGTTTCTATGCAAGAATTAGAGCGTATTCCATTCTATGTAAGGAACGAACATGATGGGATACTGGAAGGAATAATAGAACAGCATGAGCTTTTTTCCTTTCAAAAATATATAGAACAGCAATTAAACGAGGCACAACATATGATTGAATGGTTAAAGTTATCATTTGACACTGCCTATGAAGGAATTACGATTGTTGACGAACATGGCGTCATTCAAATGTTTAATGAAACGTATAGTCGCTTTGTTGGGGTAACAAAAGAGGAAGCAATTGGTCAGCTCGTTGAAAATGTAATTGATAATACGCGGCTTCCAGTTGTGTTGAAAACAGGTGTTCCAGAGCGAAATCAAGTGCACCGTTTGCAAGGACAAAACTTAGTTGTGCATCGCATGCCAATATGGAAGCAAGGAAGAGTAATTGGTGCTGTTGGGATGCTCATACATGAAGGAATTTCGGATATTTATAAAATATTAGAGCGTTTTGATCAAAATGATAGTGCAATAAAACCATTGTTTGCTAAGCCGAAAAAGAAACAACGCCTTGTTCGATTTGAAGATATTCTTGGAGAAAGTCCGGCCATTTCTGAAACGAAAAAAATTGCTCGGAAAGCAGCACAATCAAAAGCATCTGTTTTGATTACAGGTGAAAGTGGTGTTGGGAAAGAGCAATTTGCACGGGCTATTCATGATACTGGGGTAACAAAGAATGGTCCATTCGTCAGTGTAAACTGTGCGGCAATTCCAGATAATTTATTAGAATCTGAGTTGTTTGGCTATGCTGAAGGAGCCTTTACAGGTGCGAAAAAGAATGGAAAAACAGGGAAATTTGAACTTGCACATAATGGAACGTTATTTTTAGATGAGATTGGCGATATGTCCTTATTAACACAAGTGAAGATTTTGCGTGTTTTACAAGAACGAGAAATTGAAAGAATTGGTGGTACACATCCGATTCATGTTGATTTTCGGTTGATTGCAGCGACGAATAAAGATTTAAAACAGATGGTGAGAGACGGAGAATTTCGAGAGGATTTATACCATCGTCTCCATGTGATTCCAATTGATATTCCACCGCTTCGTTATCGTAAGCAAGATATCCCGCTTATTGTTGAAGAATATATACAAAAACTTTGTCAAATTTACGGTGCCGAAGAGAAAACACTCGATAAGGAAGTATTAAGGCTTATGTTTCATTACAATTGGCCTGGCAATGTGCGTGAATTGATCAATGTGTTAGAAAGACTATATGCTCTATCAGATGATACGCATATACGAGCTAAGGATTTGCCAGAAGAGTTCTTTTACCGAGAAATGGAACAGAAAAAATTAGTACCAATGATTCACTCTTTACCAGAGCGGAAGCAAGCAATGAAAGTGGTTCGCGAAGAAGAAGAGCGTGGATTAATCGAACGTGTTTTACAAGAAGCGAATGGAAATAAATCGAAAGCAGCGGCGTTGTTAGGAATTTCTAGAGCTACTCTTTATAACAAACTGTCACGTTTCAAAATCTAA
- a CDS encoding acyl-CoA dehydrogenase family protein encodes MGKTKLQWNEFFSLNTVVNTNLFTPEDFSGDEDLIAKTTEQFVKQEIVPQIENIEQHNYPVSRQLFQKAGELGLLSIEVPEEYGGFELGKTVSGLVAEKMGYAGAFSVSFNIHAGVGTLPYVYFGTEEQKEKYLPKLASGEWIGAYALTEPNAGSDALSAKTSAVLNEDGTAWKLNGEKQWITNAHMADVYVVFAKTNKGMTAFIVERTCEGVSIGLEEKKMGIKGSSTATLILEDVMIPAENVLGEVGKGHHVALNILNFARLKLAFGNIGTAKQAIGLSVQYGKERKQFQTELVDFTMIQEKIANMIIATYGAESAAYRTAGVIDEAIHETAKDDSIIQKMSQYAMECAINKVNASEILGNIVDEAVQIHGGYGYMQEYEVERLYRDARISRIFEGTNEINRLTVAKMLLKQMQQLEPQADEMIGENVERNHRYILLSKQLLKQSLKTLSQSPDLKIEQEQEYSRVLADMMKDVYVMESAFLRTKKAVSKNGEEKERTKQFVTDVICEEGYRQIEAAAISLLSAAEQDEQNRSVLLDEIRNLSVPLYTNLFTKKREIAKAIINRAKYIV; translated from the coding sequence ATGGGGAAAACAAAATTGCAATGGAATGAATTTTTTTCGCTGAACACGGTTGTAAATACAAATCTTTTTACACCTGAAGATTTTTCAGGTGATGAAGATTTAATTGCAAAAACGACAGAGCAATTTGTAAAGCAGGAGATTGTCCCACAAATCGAAAATATTGAACAGCACAATTATCCGGTTTCTCGTCAATTATTTCAAAAAGCTGGAGAGCTCGGGCTACTAAGCATTGAGGTTCCAGAAGAATATGGTGGATTTGAATTAGGAAAAACCGTTTCCGGACTTGTTGCGGAAAAGATGGGATATGCAGGAGCATTCAGTGTTTCATTTAATATTCATGCTGGCGTAGGGACATTGCCGTATGTTTATTTTGGAACAGAGGAACAAAAGGAAAAGTACTTACCTAAACTTGCATCAGGTGAGTGGATTGGCGCCTATGCTTTAACAGAGCCTAATGCTGGTTCAGACGCTTTAAGTGCAAAAACGAGTGCTGTATTAAATGAAGATGGAACCGCGTGGAAATTAAATGGGGAAAAGCAATGGATTACAAATGCTCACATGGCTGATGTATATGTCGTTTTTGCGAAAACAAATAAAGGAATGACAGCATTTATTGTCGAAAGAACATGTGAGGGCGTTTCGATTGGCTTAGAAGAAAAGAAGATGGGGATTAAAGGATCCTCGACTGCAACTCTTATTTTAGAGGATGTTATGATTCCTGCTGAAAATGTATTAGGTGAAGTGGGGAAAGGTCATCACGTTGCGCTCAACATTCTCAACTTTGCCCGTTTGAAACTCGCTTTCGGAAATATTGGAACAGCAAAGCAAGCAATTGGTTTGTCCGTTCAATACGGAAAAGAGCGAAAACAGTTCCAAACAGAATTGGTTGATTTTACGATGATCCAAGAAAAGATTGCAAATATGATCATCGCTACATATGGTGCAGAAAGTGCTGCTTACCGAACAGCGGGGGTGATTGATGAGGCGATTCATGAAACAGCCAAAGATGATAGCATCATTCAAAAGATGTCCCAATATGCAATGGAATGTGCAATTAATAAAGTGAATGCTTCAGAAATACTTGGGAATATTGTTGATGAAGCTGTACAAATTCATGGTGGTTATGGATATATGCAAGAGTACGAGGTAGAACGATTATATCGCGATGCTAGAATTAGTCGTATTTTTGAAGGAACGAATGAAATTAATCGATTAACAGTTGCAAAAATGTTATTGAAACAAATGCAGCAATTAGAACCTCAGGCCGATGAAATGATCGGTGAAAATGTAGAAAGAAATCATCGCTACATTTTATTATCGAAACAATTATTGAAGCAATCTTTGAAAACGCTATCTCAATCTCCTGATTTAAAAATTGAACAAGAGCAAGAATACTCACGTGTATTAGCTGACATGATGAAAGATGTATACGTAATGGAATCAGCATTTTTACGTACGAAAAAAGCAGTAAGTAAAAATGGTGAGGAAAAAGAACGTACAAAGCAATTCGTAACAGATGTTATTTGTGAAGAGGGATATCGTCAAATAGAAGCAGCGGCAATTAGTCTTTTATCTGCAGCTGAACAAGACGAACAAAATAGAAGCGTTTTATTAGACGAAATTCGCAATCTGTCCGTACCGCTTTATACGAATTTGTTCACGAAAAAGAGAGAAATCGCAAAAGCTATTATAAACCGTGCTAAGTATATTGTTTAA
- a CDS encoding NAD(P)-dependent oxidoreductase, whose product MKKVGFIGLGNMGLPMSKNLVDSNFNVYGVDLNTEAEASFEQAGGIIGLSIAKLAETCDLIFTSLPSSRAVEAVYFGEDGLIENSHPNVVLIDTSTVAPQLNKKLAEAANDKKIDFLAAPVSGGVIGAENRTLTFMVGGQKEVFEKGLPAMKVLGANVFHVSEQIDSGTTVKLINNLLIGFYTAGVSEALTLAKKNNMDLDKMFDILNVSYGQSRIYERNYKSFIAPENYEPGFTVNLLKKDLGFAIDLAKENELHLPISEMLLNLYDEAGKAGYGEKDMSALYKKVSEQLISSHE is encoded by the coding sequence ATGAAAAAGGTTGGTTTTATCGGTTTAGGGAATATGGGTCTTCCGATGTCTAAAAATTTAGTGGATTCTAATTTTAATGTATATGGAGTCGATTTGAATACAGAAGCTGAAGCTTCTTTTGAGCAAGCAGGTGGTATCATCGGTTTGTCGATTGCGAAATTAGCAGAAACATGTGACTTGATTTTTACAAGTTTACCATCTTCACGAGCAGTTGAAGCTGTCTATTTTGGGGAAGACGGACTGATTGAAAATAGTCATCCGAATGTTGTTTTAATTGATACAAGTACAGTAGCGCCGCAGCTCAATAAAAAACTTGCTGAAGCTGCAAATGATAAGAAAATTGACTTTTTAGCAGCTCCAGTAAGCGGCGGGGTTATCGGAGCTGAAAATCGCACACTTACTTTTATGGTTGGTGGTCAAAAAGAAGTGTTTGAAAAAGGGTTACCAGCTATGAAGGTGCTCGGCGCAAATGTTTTTCATGTGAGTGAGCAAATTGACAGTGGAACAACTGTGAAACTGATTAACAACTTGTTAATCGGCTTCTATACAGCAGGGGTCAGTGAAGCGCTTACGTTAGCAAAGAAAAACAATATGGACCTAGACAAAATGTTTGATATATTAAACGTTAGCTATGGCCAAAGCCGAATTTATGAGCGCAATTATAAAAGCTTTATCGCGCCTGAAAACTATGAGCCTGGTTTTACAGTGAATCTTTTAAAGAAAGATTTAGGATTTGCGATTGATTTAGCAAAAGAGAACGAACTTCATCTACCAATCAGTGAAATGCTATTGAATTTGTATGATGAAGCAGGAAAAGCTGGATATGGAGAAAAAGATATGTCTGCATTATATAAGAAGGTAAGTGAACAATTGATATCTAGTCATGAATAA
- a CDS encoding CoA-acylating methylmalonate-semialdehyde dehydrogenase — translation MITTDIKRVKNHINGEWVESTGTEVEAVPNPATGKIIAYVPLSPKEDVDRAVEAAKAAYETWSQVPVPNRARQLYKYLQLLQENKDELAKIITLENGKTLKDASGEVQRGIEAVELATSTPNLMMGQALPNIAGGIDGSIWRYPIGVVAGITPFNFPMMIPLWMFPLAIACGNTFVLKTSERTPLLAERLVELFYEAGFPKGVLNLVQGGKDVVNSILENKDIQAVSFVGSEPVAKYVYETGTKHGKRVQALAGAKNHAVVMPDCNLEKTVQGIIGSAFASSGERCMACSVVAVVDEIADELIDVLVSETRKLKVGDGFHEDNYVGPLIRDTHKERVLGYINSGVAEGATLLVDGRKIKEDVGEGYFVGATIFDGVNQDMKIWQDEIFAPVLSIVRVKDLEEGIKLTNQSKFANGAVIYTSSGKHAQTFRDNIDAGMIGVNVNVPAPMAFFAFAGNKASFYGDLGTNGTDGVQFYTRKKVVTERWF, via the coding sequence ATGATTACAACAGATATTAAACGAGTGAAAAATCATATTAATGGTGAATGGGTAGAATCTACTGGTACAGAAGTGGAAGCAGTTCCGAATCCTGCGACTGGGAAAATTATCGCTTACGTTCCACTATCTCCAAAAGAAGATGTCGATCGCGCTGTTGAAGCAGCAAAGGCTGCTTATGAAACATGGTCTCAAGTACCAGTTCCAAACCGAGCTAGACAACTCTATAAATATTTACAGCTTTTACAAGAAAACAAAGATGAATTAGCAAAAATTATTACGTTAGAAAATGGAAAGACATTAAAAGATGCAAGCGGAGAAGTACAGCGCGGTATTGAGGCTGTGGAACTTGCAACATCCACACCGAATTTAATGATGGGACAAGCACTTCCAAATATTGCTGGTGGTATTGACGGTTCGATTTGGCGTTATCCAATTGGGGTTGTTGCGGGAATTACACCATTCAATTTCCCAATGATGATTCCACTTTGGATGTTCCCACTTGCGATTGCTTGCGGTAATACATTCGTTTTAAAAACATCTGAAAGAACACCACTTTTAGCAGAGAGACTTGTAGAGTTATTCTATGAAGCTGGTTTCCCAAAAGGTGTATTAAATTTAGTTCAAGGCGGAAAAGACGTTGTAAATAGCATTCTAGAAAACAAAGACATTCAAGCAGTTTCTTTCGTTGGATCTGAGCCAGTTGCGAAATACGTATATGAAACAGGAACGAAACATGGCAAACGCGTACAAGCACTTGCTGGTGCGAAAAACCATGCTGTTGTTATGCCTGACTGCAACCTTGAAAAAACAGTGCAAGGCATAATTGGTTCGGCATTTGCGAGTAGTGGAGAGCGCTGCATGGCATGCTCTGTTGTAGCAGTAGTGGATGAGATTGCTGATGAATTGATTGATGTTCTTGTCTCAGAAACACGCAAGTTAAAAGTAGGCGATGGTTTTCACGAAGACAATTATGTAGGACCATTAATTCGTGATACGCATAAAGAGCGTGTACTCGGCTATATTAATAGCGGCGTAGCGGAAGGGGCTACATTATTAGTAGATGGTCGTAAAATTAAAGAAGATGTTGGAGAAGGGTATTTTGTAGGAGCGACAATCTTTGATGGAGTAAATCAAGATATGAAGATTTGGCAAGATGAGATCTTTGCTCCAGTGTTAAGTATTGTAAGAGTAAAAGATCTTGAAGAGGGAATTAAACTTACAAATCAATCGAAATTTGCAAATGGTGCCGTTATTTATACTTCAAGCGGTAAACATGCTCAAACTTTCCGCGATAACATCGATGCAGGCATGATCGGTGTGAACGTAAATGTTCCTGCACCAATGGCGTTCTTCGCATTTGCTGGAAATAAAGCTTCTTTCTACGGCGATCTTGGAACGAATGGAACAGATGGTGTTCAATTTTATACACGTAAAAAAGTTGTGACAGAGCGCTGGTTTTAA
- a CDS encoding LysE family translocator, which produces MSICLIILPGPDTAMATKNTLAQGKVGGLKTVLGTCTALLIHTFAAVIGLSAIIVKSAFLFSIFKYVGAIYLVYLGFKALWSLKNKDVTTGSDLNQKNKFESTSYFRQGFLTNLLNPKVAVFFLTFLPQFLNPEQNTLIQFLIMGITYLILTAIWFAFYIVLIDKISIFMKKPSTHRYIQGITGVILIGFGIKLALEKHS; this is translated from the coding sequence ATGTCTATTTGTCTTATTATTTTACCTGGACCTGACACCGCTATGGCTACGAAAAATACCCTCGCCCAAGGAAAAGTTGGAGGCCTTAAAACCGTCTTAGGCACATGTACCGCTCTTCTTATCCATACTTTTGCTGCTGTAATTGGTCTTTCAGCTATTATTGTTAAATCTGCCTTCTTATTTTCTATTTTTAAATATGTTGGTGCCATTTATTTAGTTTATTTAGGTTTTAAGGCATTATGGTCTTTAAAAAATAAAGATGTAACAACTGGAAGTGATTTGAACCAAAAAAATAAATTTGAAAGCACATCTTATTTCCGGCAAGGATTCCTTACTAACCTCCTAAATCCGAAAGTGGCTGTTTTCTTTTTAACTTTTTTACCACAGTTTTTGAATCCTGAACAAAACACACTTATACAATTTCTTATAATGGGGATAACTTATCTCATATTGACCGCAATATGGTTTGCTTTTTATATAGTATTAATTGACAAAATTAGTATTTTTATGAAAAAACCTTCTACACATCGATATATTCAAGGGATTACCGGGGTTATTCTTATAGGATTTGGAATAAAATTAGCTTTAGAAAAACATAGTTGA
- a CDS encoding GNAT family N-acetyltransferase: protein MIINKQESYVNGLNYTVRSAIDKDAKDLSELRLQIDGETENLDREKGEAFIDIPGFEEIIKTDTVNPRNLFLVAVVHDRIVGFSRCEGIYLNRFSHKVEFGVCVLKDFWGYGIGKNLLKESISWADSNGIKKITLNVLETNDKAIKLYKRLGFEIEGILKNDKILADDKYYNTIIMGRFNE from the coding sequence ATGATAATTAACAAACAAGAATCTTATGTTAATGGGCTAAATTATACTGTTAGATCTGCAATCGATAAAGATGCAAAAGATTTGTCTGAATTAAGATTACAGATTGATGGAGAGACGGAAAATTTGGACAGAGAAAAAGGGGAGGCGTTCATAGATATACCAGGATTTGAAGAGATTATAAAAACGGACACTGTGAATCCAAGAAACTTATTTTTAGTTGCTGTAGTTCATGATCGGATCGTCGGGTTTTCAAGATGCGAAGGAATTTATTTAAATAGATTCTCTCATAAAGTAGAATTTGGAGTATGCGTATTAAAAGATTTTTGGGGATATGGTATTGGGAAAAATCTTTTAAAAGAATCTATTTCTTGGGCTGACTCCAATGGCATTAAAAAAATTACTTTGAATGTTTTAGAAACAAACGATAAAGCTATTAAACTGTATAAAAGGCTTGGATTTGAAATCGAAGGTATATTAAAAAACGACAAAATTCTTGCCGACGATAAATATTATAACACCATTATTATGGGAAGATTTAATGAATAA
- a CDS encoding enoyl-CoA hydratase/isomerase family protein, with amino-acid sequence MTDHVLFSVSENGIASITLNRPKALNSLSYDMLQPIGQKLKEWENDDRIAIVIMKGAGTKGFCAGGDIKTLYEARSNETALQKAEQFFEEEYEIDTFIYKFSKPIIACLDGIVMGGGVGLTNGASHRIVTERTKWAMPEMNIGFFPDVGAAYFLNKAPGHTGRYVALTASVLKASDVLYINAADRYMSSETLPTFLAEIEKVNWHQQNVHTSLKELLDTFATSPSTESELASVQEEIDTHFSLHTLEEIINSLEKDSSPFSLKTKETLLSKSPFSLKVTLKQLMDGEEKSLEQCFATDLVLAKNFMRHEDFFEGVRSVVVDKDQNPQYKYKQLADVSDEVVNRFFNLLNA; translated from the coding sequence ATGACTGATCATGTTTTATTTTCCGTGAGCGAAAATGGCATCGCTTCAATTACATTAAACCGTCCGAAGGCGCTTAACTCATTATCTTATGATATGCTACAACCTATTGGTCAAAAACTAAAAGAATGGGAAAACGATGATCGTATTGCAATCGTAATTATGAAGGGTGCTGGTACAAAAGGATTTTGTGCTGGTGGTGATATTAAAACATTATATGAGGCACGTTCAAATGAAACTGCATTACAAAAAGCAGAGCAATTTTTTGAAGAAGAATACGAAATAGATACTTTTATTTACAAATTCTCAAAACCAATTATCGCATGTTTAGATGGGATTGTAATGGGCGGAGGAGTTGGCCTCACAAACGGAGCAAGTCATAGAATTGTAACAGAACGGACCAAATGGGCGATGCCTGAGATGAACATTGGATTTTTCCCAGATGTCGGAGCAGCTTATTTCTTAAATAAAGCTCCCGGGCATACAGGTCGTTATGTAGCTTTAACAGCATCTGTCCTGAAAGCCTCTGATGTATTGTATATAAATGCTGCAGATCGTTATATGTCATCTGAAACGTTACCTACTTTTCTTGCTGAAATTGAAAAAGTAAATTGGCATCAGCAAAACGTACATACGTCTTTAAAAGAGCTACTTGATACATTTGCAACATCTCCTTCTACAGAAAGTGAACTCGCTTCTGTGCAAGAAGAAATTGATACACATTTTTCTCTTCATACATTAGAAGAAATCATCAATTCTTTAGAAAAAGATAGTAGTCCTTTCTCACTGAAAACAAAAGAAACACTCTTATCAAAATCACCATTTTCTTTAAAAGTAACATTAAAACAACTCATGGACGGAGAAGAAAAATCATTGGAACAATGCTTTGCGACAGATCTCGTCCTTGCCAAAAATTTCATGAGACATGAAGATTTCTTTGAAGGCGTACGTTCCGTCGTAGTTGATAAAGATCAAAATCCTCAATATAAATATAAACAATTAGCTGATGTTTCAGATGAAGTTGTAAATCGTTTCTTTAATCTTCTTAATGCATAA
- a CDS encoding DUF2584 family protein produces MKFEMHTKIISNEKETRLHIEENVFQLILDGYHLFAIHEILPLYKTEQEKTGSAMVHKIAWENEKTTLHYQLVSLHSVN; encoded by the coding sequence ATGAAATTTGAAATGCATACAAAGATTATTTCAAATGAAAAAGAAACGAGATTACATATAGAAGAAAATGTTTTTCAATTAATACTAGATGGCTATCATTTATTTGCAATTCATGAAATATTGCCTTTATATAAAACCGAACAAGAAAAAACAGGAAGTGCGATGGTACATAAAATAGCGTGGGAAAATGAAAAAACTACATTACACTATCAACTTGTATCGTTACACTCGGTAAATTAA
- a CDS encoding exonuclease SbcCD subunit D, whose amino-acid sequence MKFFHTADWHLGKLVHGVYMTEDQRIVLDQFVQAVQEEKPDAVIIAGDLYDRAIPPTEAVDLLNDVLKKIVIDLQTPVLAVAGNHDSPDRIHFGSSLMKKQGLHIIGQFQFPYEPVVLHDEYGAVHFHLIPYADPSIVRHVIQNEDIRSHDDAMRIFMNELSETMDQEVRHVFVGHAFITSSGEAEENTSDAERPLSIGGAEYVNSHYFDKFHYTALGHLHQAHFVRNETIRYSGSPLAYSISEEHHKKGYYVVELDEEGQTTVEKRLFTPRRNMRTVEAKIDELLQYPTSEDYVFVKLLDENPVLQPMEKIRSVYPNAMHVERSIQRREFTDANESVVSRHKTDDLSLLKAFYKEMKGSDLSEEKERLFLEVLQTVHEREGERG is encoded by the coding sequence ATGAAGTTTTTTCATACAGCGGATTGGCATTTAGGAAAACTCGTTCACGGCGTATATATGACTGAAGATCAACGGATTGTTTTAGATCAGTTTGTACAAGCAGTGCAAGAAGAAAAGCCAGATGCCGTAATTATTGCAGGAGATTTATATGATCGTGCAATTCCCCCAACAGAAGCAGTAGATTTATTAAATGATGTATTGAAAAAAATAGTAATTGATTTACAAACACCAGTGCTTGCGGTGGCAGGAAATCATGATAGCCCAGATCGCATTCATTTTGGCAGTAGTTTAATGAAGAAACAAGGTTTGCATATTATAGGACAATTTCAATTTCCATACGAACCAGTTGTGTTACATGATGAGTATGGGGCAGTACATTTTCACTTAATTCCATATGCAGATCCTAGTATTGTAAGACATGTTATCCAAAATGAAGACATTCGTTCGCATGATGATGCGATGCGTATCTTTATGAATGAACTATCGGAAACGATGGATCAAGAAGTACGACACGTTTTTGTGGGACATGCATTTATCACATCTTCAGGAGAAGCTGAAGAGAATACAAGTGACGCGGAACGTCCACTTTCAATTGGTGGTGCGGAATATGTAAACAGCCATTATTTTGATAAGTTTCATTACACAGCGCTTGGGCATTTACATCAAGCTCATTTTGTGCGAAATGAAACAATTCGCTATTCTGGATCACCACTTGCTTACTCGATTTCTGAAGAGCATCATAAAAAAGGGTATTATGTGGTTGAATTGGATGAAGAAGGACAAACAACAGTTGAAAAACGATTGTTTACACCACGTCGTAACATGCGAACAGTAGAAGCCAAAATAGATGAGTTACTGCAGTATCCAACAAGTGAGGATTATGTATTCGTAAAGCTGTTAGATGAAAATCCAGTACTACAGCCAATGGAAAAAATTCGTTCTGTTTACCCAAATGCTATGCATGTGGAGCGTTCTATCCAAAGACGTGAATTTACAGATGCAAATGAATCGGTTGTTTCTAGACATAAAACCGATGATCTTTCTCTTTTGAAAGCTTTTTATAAAGAAATGAAGGGTTCGGACTTATCAGAAGAAAAAGAACGTCTTTTCTTAGAAGTATTACAAACGGTGCATGAACGGGAAGGTGAACGAGGATGA